aaataaaaacagtaatttaaactttgaaaacattttatagagattaaaattaaattcaattacttattaaaattaaaaattgtatcatcaaattttataaaaatgaaaaaaatggaCTCATATTAtgcaaacaaaaagaaaaagattttGTTAACATAATAAAAAGTAACATACTTGACAaaccaataatataataatattttaaattaaaaaataaattaaatataattaaaatattaatttacttGTTATGGAGGATATGTTTATTACTCTGATATGAAAATATGAgcacccaaaaaaaaaaaagtatatttaaagttattgtttaaaaaaagttCAAACTACAAGAAGAAGTTGTTGAACAAAATTGCTTTCTCGTGTCTGTAATTTCTGTCACTAAACCGTCTCTATCAACCCACAAGAAAATGAAACCATCTTTAAGCACTTGAAACGTGTAGTTTCTTTCTTTGGGCACTGCTTAATAAAGTCAAATAACAAAATCAAACTTATATATAAACAGGCCATGGGACAAAATTCATACATATTTGATTGTCTAACTTAAACAGTCAAAGACCAATGACCAACTCTTTCTTCGGAACCACAcatcaattatttaattaaggAAACAAACTAGATCATGTTTGATTAGGAATTGTGCTACAATAAGAAATGACCAATACATAAGGGAATCAAAGAAAATCCTGACTAAGGCAAGAAAATGAATTAGTGTATGATCAAAGATCCATAAGTTGTCTAAGATTGATCGGAGATATGAATCTCTTGCCTCCATTAATAAGCTGTTTGGCAAGTATTACGTTGGCTGCTTCACTTGGGTGATACTGATCCCAGAAAACATGTTTTTCCCTATCTGAACACAAGCTAGATGTTGGTACACAAGGGATTATCCCTGCAACCTGACCCCCACTTCCAATGCCGCAGCAACCTCTACTTGCTGTCGTAAATCCTgcaaaaaaatatcataaacatGCATGCATATATAGTAATTGATCTCTTGTGTAAAATGCTTTCAACACTAAATTATtaccatattttttataatttacaaTCAGTTCCGACACTAAATCGTAGACATTGGCGAGGACGAAGGTAGCTCCGGGGAGGTTGCCATTTAGCTCACCAACCAAATCCTTCAATCGAGCATTGTACTGGGTTGCAAGGTTATTAGCCAAATCCACACAATCTTCATCATCAAGCTCGTTTAAAATCCTCTGGTAAGGTATGCATCCTATTGGCCCAACGTTGCTGATGACAAACTTCCGAGCATCCAGTTGGTAAAGTCTCTAGCATACCATCATAAAATCATATTAACTTTCACGTGTTTCAAAGAGATAAAAGTTCAATAAGTTAATTTTAGATTGAGGTGTTTACGTAAAGTTGGATCCTGAAATGATTAATCATGTCATCCACAAAAGCATCTGGGTTTTGAGAAACTCTAACTCCAGTGGAAACCAAAGGAAGAAGATAGTTGTTTAAGAAATCGTTGGACCCAACAATGACGGAGAACAAGGATTTCTTCATTACGTAATCTCTCGCCTCCGATTCGCCAAGCAACTTGTTAATCTGTTTTCTTGTTATGTTGAAGTAATC
The sequence above is a segment of the Phaseolus vulgaris cultivar G19833 chromosome 2, P. vulgaris v2.0, whole genome shotgun sequence genome. Coding sequences within it:
- the LOC137809581 gene encoding GDSL esterase/lipase At2g23540-like translates to MALKYQTSFALLLLLVIMRFQGNVAAENGKLAASFIFGDSLADAGNNNYLSTLSKANVPPNGIDFKASGGNPTGRFTNGRTIGDIVGEELGQANYAVPYLAPNTTGKTILNGVNYASGGGGILNATGSLFTNRLGMDIQIDYFNITRKQINKLLGESEARDYVMKKSLFSVIVGSNDFLNNYLLPLVSTGVRVSQNPDAFVDDMINHFRIQLYRLYQLDARKFVISNVGPIGCIPYQRILNELDDEDCVDLANNLATQYNARLKDLVGELNGNLPGATFVLANVYDLVSELIVNYKKYGFTTASRGCCGIGSGGQVAGIIPCVPTSSLCSDREKHVFWDQYHPSEAANVILAKQLINGGKRFISPINLRQLMDL